From the genome of Frateuria soli:
CATCGCGATGCTGGTCGATCCGGACGAGGCGATGCCGCCGTCGAACAAGAAGGCGCTCAAGAGCTTCATCGCCGCCGGCAAGGACCTGGGCATCGAGGTCGACCCGATCGGCAAGATCGACTACCCGCGCCTGGCCGAGTACGACGGCCTGTTCATCCGCGAGACGACCGCCTCGGACAACCACACCTACCGCTTCGCCCACCGGGCCGAAAAGGAAGGCATGGTGGTGATCGACGATCCGACCTCGATCCTGCGCTGCACCAACAAGATCTTCCTCAACGACCTGATGGTCTCGCGCAAGCTGGCCGTGCCGCGCACCGAGATCCTCTACCGCGACCATGCCAAGGCCTGGAAGGACACCGCCGCCAAGCTCGGCTTTCCGCTGGTGCTGAAGATCCCCGACGGCTCTTTCTCGCGCGGCGTGGTGAAGGTCGAAAACGAGGACGCGCTTGAAAAGGCCGCCGGCGAGCTGTTCTCGCACAGCGCGCTGCTGCTTGCGCAGGAATTCGTCTACACCGAGTTCGACTGGCGCATCGGCGTGCTCAACCGCCAGCCGCTGTACGCCTGCAAGTACTACATGTCGCGCGGGCACTGGCAGATCTACAACCATGGCGCCAAGGGCACGGCCAAGTCCGGCGGCTTCGAGACCGTGCCGGTGCGCGATGCGCCGGCGGAAGTGGTCAAGCTCGCGCTCAAGGCGACCCAGGCGGTCGGCGACGGCCTGTACGGTGTGGACCTGAAGCAGGTGGGCAACAAGCCGGTGGTGATCGAGGTCAACGACAACCCGTCGATCGACGCCGGCGTGGAGGATGCCTACCTGGGCGCCGACCTGTACCGGCGCATCATGCAGGAGTTCCTGCGGCGCATGGAGCACAAGCGCCTGGGCATCGGGCGATAGTCGCCGGGTGCCTGCGGCGGCGCCCTCGGGCGCGACTGCCCATCCGGTGCTCGCCGCGCAGCGGCATCCCGGCCGCGTCCAGGGGGTTTCCTACGAGGCGCTGGCCGCCGGCGTGCGCTCGCCCAGCAGCAGCGCCGGCACCTGCGCCGCGGGCAACGGCCGCACGAACAGGAAACCCTGGCCGATCTCGCAACCGGCCTCGCGCAGCCACGCCGCCTGCGCCTCGGTCTCGATGCCCTCGGCCACCGTGGTCAGGCGCAGCTTGCGCGCCAGCGCGATGATCGCCTCGGTAATGTCGCGGTCGGCCGGGTTGTGCGCGGCGCCCTGAACGAAGCTCTGGTCGATCTTGATCGTCTGCGTGGGCAACTGGCGCAGGTGGCTCAGGCTGGAGAAGCCGGTGCCGAAGTCGTCGATCGCCATGCGGAAGCCGAGTGCCTCGAGCTGGCGCAACTGGCGCAGGGTGTGCTCGGCGTTCTTCATCGCCGCCGATTCGGTGATCTCGAACTCGATCAGGCTCGGATGCAGGCCGAACTCGCGCAGCGTGCCCAGCAGGCCGCTGACGAAATGGCCGTCCTGGATCTCCTGCAGCGACACGTTGATCGCCACCGGCACCAGCGGCAGCCCGCGCGCGCGCCACTGGGCGAGCTGGCGCGCGACCTGCCGCAACACCGCGTTTCCCAGCTGCGCGATCAGCCCGCTGCCTTCGGCCAGCGGCACGAAGTGCTTGGGCAACAGCATGCCGCGCGCGGCATGTGGCCAGCGCGCCAGGGCCTCCAGGCCGACCACGCGCCGGCTCTCCAGCGCCACCTTCGGCTGGTAATGCACGATGATCTCGTCGCGCTGCAGCGCTTCGCGCAGCTCGGCCGAGAGCAGCAGCCGGTCGCGCGCCTGCTCGCTCATGCGCGGCTGGTAGAAGCAGTAGCCGGCCTTGCCGTGTTCCTTGGCGCTGTACATGGCCAGGTCCGCGTGGCGCAGCAGGCTGGCCGCGTCCTCGCCGTCGCGCGGGAACATCGCCACGCCGATGCTCGGGGTGGCGCTCACGCTGTGCGCGGCGACCGTCACCGGGCGACTGACCAGGCTGAGGATCTTCCGGCAGATCGCGCTCAGGTTGGCCTCGCTGCGGAAGCGCTCGAGCACCACCACGAACTCGTCGCCGCCGAAGCGCGCGACGGTGTCGCGGCTGCGCACGCTGGCGCGCAGGGCGTCGGCGACCGAGCGCAGGAACTCGTCGCCGACCTCGTGGCCGAGCGTGTCGTTGATCGATTTGAAGCCGTCCAGGTCGACGAACATCACCGCCACCTCGAAGCGTTCCTCGCGCGCCAGTGGCAGCAGCCGGTCGAGCAGGTCGAGCACGTTGGCGCGGTTGGGCAGCGCGGTCAGTTCGTCGTGGTAGGCCAGCCAGCTCAGCGCGTCACGGGCCTGGCCCAGCTCGCGCGAGATCGCCTCGGTGTGCCGCTGCAGCTGCCGGTGCGCCAGGCTCACGCCGAGCGTCAACAGCAGCAGCAGGCCCGAGACCAGGCTGACCGCGAGCCCGAGGCCCAGCCCGTGCAGCCCGTTGCGTGCCTGCAGGCTCACCGCATCGGGAGCGAAGCGCATCGCCGCCATGCCCAGGTAGTGCACGCCGGTGGCGGTGCCGCCGAGCATCAGCGCCGCCACCACGCGCAGCCACCAGCGACGGCGGCGCTCGCTGCGCCAGAGAATGCTGTGCAACCCGATCGCGGCGATCGAGCCGCCCAGCGCCAGCGCCACGGAGGCCACGGTCCAGGACAGGCGCCAGGCGATCGCCGGCTGCATGTCGAGCGCCCGCACGCCCAGGTAGTGCATCGCGCTCATGCCCAGGCCGAGCACGCCACCGGCGAGGATCGCGCCGTTGCGGGTCGGATGCCGTGCCAGCAGCCACAGCGTGGCGCCGGTGGCCAGCACGACCGGCACCGCCGACAGCGCGGTCTGCCGGCTGTCGTAACCGAGCGGGATCGGCACCTGCAGGGCAAGCATGCCGATGAAGTGCATCGCCCACACGCCCGAGCCCATCGCCAGCGCGCCAAATGCGGTCCACAGCACGGCGACCGGGCCGCGCGAGCGGGCGATCCGGCCGACCACGCTGAACGCGACGTAGGCATCGAGCGCGGCCAGCGCGAGCGAAAGCAACACCAGCCACGCGTTGTAACTGACCGCCATCATGCTCGGGTTGCAGGCCCCCTGCCGGACGCCAGCGCGTCGCGAGATCGATCGCGCGTTGTAGCACAACGGGAGGCACACGGGCGGGCGGATGCCTGCGCCCGCCTGAACGCTCAGCCGGCGGGCAGCGCCCAGGCGAGTCGCCGCACGCGCAGGCCCCCCAGCACGCACAGCGGCGCAAGCAGCAACCAGAACAGCGGGGCCCAGCCGAGCGCCTCGGTGTGCGCCGGCAGCGGTGTCAACGCGAGCAGGAAGGCCCCAAGCAGGAGCCACAGTCCGGCAGCGGCGGCGAGCTGGAACGCGAACGTCTGGGAACGGTACACGGGCATGGCGGGAAGCTCCGGCAGGACGGGGAAGGCGATCCTGCGGAGCGGGCATCTCAGCGGCTGCGACGCACCCCCGCGCGCACCTAGAATGCGCGCACCAACCGCCCCCAGGACGCCCATGCCCCACGGCACCGACCTCCTCCCCCCACGCTACGCGGTGTTCGGCCACCCGGTCGGCCACTCGCTGTCGCCGGCAATCCACCGCATGTTCGGCGAACAGTGCGGGGTGGCGCTCGAGTACACCGCCATCGACGTGACGCCCGCAGCCTTCGACGACGCAGTCCGCCGCTTCCTGGCCCACGCCCACGGCGCCAACGTCACCTTGCCGCACAAGGCCGCGGCCCTCGCGCTGGCCGACGAGTGCAGTGCGGCGGCCCGTCGCGCCGGCAGCGCCAACGTCCTGACCCGTCTTCCGGACGGTCGCCTGGCTGCGCACAACACCGACGGCGCGGGGCTGGTGCGCGACCTCACCGGGCGCCAGCAGTGCGCGCTGCGCGGCCGTCGCGTGCTGTTGCTCGGCGCCGGCGGCGCCGCACGCGGCGTGGCATGGGACCTGCTCGACGCGGGGGTGGGGGAGCTGACCATCGTCAACCGCACGCCGGACACCGCCGCGGCACTCGCCGGCGCATTGGGCGTCGCGCGCGTCCGCGCGCGCTACTGGCAGGACCTGGCCGAGCTGGGCAGCTTCGACCTGATCGTGCACGCCACCTCGGCCGGCGTGCTCGGCCAGCCGCTGGTATTGCCGCACGGCCTGGCCACCGCGCAGACGGTCGGCTACGACCTGTCCTACGGCAGTGCCGCGCAAAGCTTCCTCGCCTGGGCCCGCGCCGCCGGCGTCAGGACGGCCTGCGACGGACTGGGCATGCTGGTGGAGCAGGCCGCCGACGCCTTCGTGTTGTGGCACGGTCGCCGGCCGGACACAGACCCGGTGTACGCGCACCTGCGTACGACTGGAGCCTGACGGGCGCAGCAGCGATCCGTGCGCCGTGCGGTGGCCGATGCGCGGATTCCTGGCCTCGCAACGCCTCGCGCGCCGCCGCGCGCAACGGTCACCCGCGTGCTCGACGGCGGGATAACCGCCACGGGTCACGCTGCTGCAACCTGCCCTCGCTACCGTGCGCCCGCCGCGCCCATGCGCGGGTCACTGGCGATCCCTGCATGTCCGTTTCCTTCGCGCCCCGTCGCCACCCGTGGCTGGTCGCCGCCGCCGTTCTCCTGCTGCTGGCCGCATCGGGCCTGTACCGGTGGCCGGCACCGGTACAGCCAGATGATGACGCCGGCGGCCGCGGCATCCTGCTTGCACTGGCGCAGGCGGCCGAGCGCGACCACCGCCTGCTCGCCCCGGCAGGCAGCAACGCCTATGAGTTCTACCTGAGCGTGCTTGGCCTGGAACCGGACGATGCGTCCAGCCGCGAGACCCTCAGGCGGCTGTTCCCGGCCGGTACGCGGGAGGTCGAGCAGGCGATCGACCGGGGCGAGCTGGACGAAGCCGAACGCGAGCTGCGTCTGCTGCGCGATTTCGACGCCGACAACTATCTGCTGGCGCTGCTGGCGGGCAAACTCGCCGCGCAGCGCCGGCTCGAGGCGCGCCGGCACGAGGCGCGCGCGGCGTTCCTGCAGCGACGCCAGCCCGTTCAGTCGGCCAGGTAGGCGTCCTTCAGCCGGATGTAGTGCTCGGCCGAGTAATGCAGCTGTTCCACCTGTTTGTCGGTGAGCAGGC
Proteins encoded in this window:
- the aroE gene encoding shikimate dehydrogenase, with amino-acid sequence MPHGTDLLPPRYAVFGHPVGHSLSPAIHRMFGEQCGVALEYTAIDVTPAAFDDAVRRFLAHAHGANVTLPHKAAALALADECSAAARRAGSANVLTRLPDGRLAAHNTDGAGLVRDLTGRQQCALRGRRVLLLGAGGAARGVAWDLLDAGVGELTIVNRTPDTAAALAGALGVARVRARYWQDLAELGSFDLIVHATSAGVLGQPLVLPHGLATAQTVGYDLSYGSAAQSFLAWARAAGVRTACDGLGMLVEQAADAFVLWHGRRPDTDPVYAHLRTTGA
- a CDS encoding RimK family protein, with the translated sequence MTRLVIVVEKASDWSAYYPSVDVMSAMDYLREPVGGDDERTHVINLCRSYKYLGTGYYVSLLAEARGHKVLPSVRTINDLRRRSLYGLDIEDLNSKLTHFLPAGGRDTTDFGILVYFGETAYPALQDLARQLFEMFPCPLLRIEFERERVWQVASIKPVGLHTLDDAQEDAFAAELDRFSRKLWRKPRTRKLYRYDIAMLVDPDEAMPPSNKKALKSFIAAGKDLGIEVDPIGKIDYPRLAEYDGLFIRETTASDNHTYRFAHRAEKEGMVVIDDPTSILRCTNKIFLNDLMVSRKLAVPRTEILYRDHAKAWKDTAAKLGFPLVLKIPDGSFSRGVVKVENEDALEKAAGELFSHSALLLAQEFVYTEFDWRIGVLNRQPLYACKYYMSRGHWQIYNHGAKGTAKSGGFETVPVRDAPAEVVKLALKATQAVGDGLYGVDLKQVGNKPVVIEVNDNPSIDAGVEDAYLGADLYRRIMQEFLRRMEHKRLGIGR
- a CDS encoding energy transducer TonB, which translates into the protein MSVSFAPRRHPWLVAAAVLLLLAASGLYRWPAPVQPDDDAGGRGILLALAQAAERDHRLLAPAGSNAYEFYLSVLGLEPDDASSRETLRRLFPAGTREVEQAIDRGELDEAERELRLLRDFDADNYLLALLAGKLAAQRRLEARRHEARAAFLQRRQPVQSAR
- a CDS encoding putative bifunctional diguanylate cyclase/phosphodiesterase; its protein translation is MMAVSYNAWLVLLSLALAALDAYVAFSVVGRIARSRGPVAVLWTAFGALAMGSGVWAMHFIGMLALQVPIPLGYDSRQTALSAVPVVLATGATLWLLARHPTRNGAILAGGVLGLGMSAMHYLGVRALDMQPAIAWRLSWTVASVALALGGSIAAIGLHSILWRSERRRRWWLRVVAALMLGGTATGVHYLGMAAMRFAPDAVSLQARNGLHGLGLGLAVSLVSGLLLLLTLGVSLAHRQLQRHTEAISRELGQARDALSWLAYHDELTALPNRANVLDLLDRLLPLAREERFEVAVMFVDLDGFKSINDTLGHEVGDEFLRSVADALRASVRSRDTVARFGGDEFVVVLERFRSEANLSAICRKILSLVSRPVTVAAHSVSATPSIGVAMFPRDGEDAASLLRHADLAMYSAKEHGKAGYCFYQPRMSEQARDRLLLSAELREALQRDEIIVHYQPKVALESRRVVGLEALARWPHAARGMLLPKHFVPLAEGSGLIAQLGNAVLRQVARQLAQWRARGLPLVPVAINVSLQEIQDGHFVSGLLGTLREFGLHPSLIEFEITESAAMKNAEHTLRQLRQLEALGFRMAIDDFGTGFSSLSHLRQLPTQTIKIDQSFVQGAAHNPADRDITEAIIALARKLRLTTVAEGIETEAQAAWLREAGCEIGQGFLFVRPLPAAQVPALLLGERTPAASAS